Proteins from one Gemmatimonadaceae bacterium genomic window:
- the ggt gene encoding gamma-glutamyltransferase: MSSYIAGAGLALTPLVADAQHPGTMAGRSPVYAPNGIAATSQPLATTAAIRVLQNGGNAIDAAVTAAAVLGVVEPMMTGPGGDMFAIVWSAKEKHLVAINASGRAGTLMTTDEFARRKQTRIPRGPETVTVPGAVAGWDALLKKYGTISLAQALQPAIDYAENGFIVTPVIANDWAGAKNILSRDEGARATFLVNGETPKAGDFFRNPDLAATYRELAREGTSAFYGGALGQKIVSRLQQLGGFLTLDDLKKNQPTWVTPISTLFKGYRVWELPPNNQGIATLEMLRILDPYDLKGMGQNSATYLHHLIEAKKLAYADLARYVGDADHLTIPPSRMLSDEFIKERRSHIDEHHAQTTVEPGPERTSSETIYLTVADKDGNMVSFINSLFDEFGSGVVVPGTGFALHDRGAGFTLEPGLPNTVAPGKRPFHTLIPGFITRPGATSAADGTGDEPYMSFGLMGGSMQAQGHAQFIINHLVFGMDVQAAMDAPRFRHDTGTRVEVESVIPDSVLAQLRALGHNIVVTKPDRFGGSQAIIKLKRGYVAGSDPRKDGHAAGY, from the coding sequence ATGAGCTCATACATAGCTGGTGCCGGCCTCGCACTGACCCCACTCGTTGCCGACGCGCAGCATCCCGGTACGATGGCGGGGCGTTCGCCGGTCTACGCACCAAACGGGATCGCGGCGACGAGCCAACCGTTGGCGACCACCGCGGCGATCCGTGTGCTGCAGAATGGCGGCAACGCCATCGACGCCGCGGTTACCGCCGCTGCCGTACTCGGCGTCGTCGAACCGATGATGACCGGTCCCGGGGGCGACATGTTCGCCATCGTGTGGAGCGCGAAGGAGAAGCATCTCGTCGCGATCAATGCAAGCGGCCGCGCGGGAACGTTGATGACGACGGACGAGTTCGCGCGGCGCAAGCAGACGCGCATTCCGCGTGGGCCCGAGACTGTTACGGTGCCCGGTGCCGTCGCGGGGTGGGACGCGCTGCTCAAGAAGTACGGCACCATCTCGCTGGCGCAGGCGTTGCAGCCGGCGATCGACTATGCCGAGAATGGGTTCATCGTCACGCCGGTGATCGCGAATGATTGGGCCGGCGCGAAAAACATTCTGTCGCGCGATGAGGGCGCGCGCGCGACGTTCCTGGTGAATGGCGAGACGCCGAAAGCGGGAGACTTCTTCCGCAATCCGGATCTCGCGGCGACGTATCGCGAGCTTGCGCGCGAAGGAACGTCGGCGTTCTACGGTGGCGCGTTGGGACAAAAAATTGTCTCCCGGCTGCAGCAACTCGGCGGATTCCTCACGCTCGACGATCTGAAGAAGAATCAGCCAACGTGGGTGACGCCGATTTCGACGCTGTTCAAGGGGTATCGCGTCTGGGAGCTTCCGCCGAATAACCAGGGCATCGCGACGCTGGAGATGCTGCGCATTCTCGACCCGTACGATCTCAAGGGCATGGGTCAGAACTCCGCGACGTATCTGCATCACCTCATCGAGGCGAAGAAGCTCGCGTACGCCGATCTCGCGCGCTACGTCGGCGACGCCGACCACCTCACGATTCCGCCGAGTCGCATGTTGTCGGATGAGTTCATCAAGGAGCGGCGCAGTCACATCGACGAGCACCACGCGCAAACGACCGTCGAGCCCGGACCGGAACGCACATCGAGTGAGACGATCTATCTCACCGTCGCCGACAAGGACGGCAACATGGTGTCGTTCATCAACAGCCTGTTCGATGAATTCGGATCAGGCGTCGTCGTGCCGGGCACCGGGTTCGCGCTGCACGACCGCGGCGCCGGATTCACGCTCGAGCCGGGACTTCCGAATACGGTCGCGCCCGGAAAGCGCCCGTTTCACACGCTCATTCCGGGATTCATCACACGGCCCGGCGCTACCTCCGCCGCGGACGGAACGGGCGACGAGCCATACATGAGCTTCGGACTGATGGGCGGCAGCATGCAGGCGCAGGGTCATGCGCAATTCATCATCAATCATCTCGTATTCGGCATGGACGTGCAGGCGGCGATGGACGCGCCGCGCTTCCGTCACGACACGGGGACGCGCGTCGAAGTCGAGTCGGTCATTCCCGACAGTGTGCTCGCGCAGTTGAGGGCGCTCGGCCACAACATCGTGGTGACCAAGCCCGATCGCTTCGGGGGAAGCCAGGCGATCATCAAGCTCAAGCGCGGCTATGTCGCGGGCTCGGATCCACGCAAGGACGGTCACGCCGCCGGATACTGA
- a CDS encoding DUF5715 family protein: protein MQLSRFVTPAFSALALALVTAVVASAPAHAQSLRGSRESVDLMYSTAQSEGLEFTRTTADIYEAARVGALKLIVMTDDLELDRATFPFVLPATKRFADSLAHEYHTACGERIGVTSGARPIDKQPRNASPKSVHPTGMAVDFRKPRNPVCLKWLRTSLVGLESAHIIEATEERHPVHFHVAVLHQDREPRFQLAALPDSGRVRTAAGDVALTHTTHTSHTSRRKTHRAARAHVNVDGSP from the coding sequence ATGCAGCTGTCACGATTCGTTACACCGGCCTTTTCGGCACTCGCGCTCGCTCTCGTTACCGCGGTCGTCGCTTCGGCCCCGGCGCACGCTCAATCGCTGCGTGGATCGCGCGAGAGCGTTGACCTCATGTATTCCACCGCGCAGTCGGAAGGGCTCGAGTTCACGCGTACGACGGCGGACATTTACGAAGCCGCACGGGTCGGTGCGCTCAAGCTCATCGTGATGACCGATGATCTCGAGCTCGATCGCGCGACGTTTCCATTCGTCCTGCCGGCCACGAAGCGCTTCGCGGATTCCCTTGCGCACGAGTATCACACCGCATGCGGCGAGCGCATTGGCGTGACGAGCGGCGCGCGCCCGATCGACAAGCAGCCGCGCAACGCGTCGCCCAAGTCGGTCCATCCGACCGGCATGGCGGTTGATTTTCGGAAGCCGCGCAATCCGGTCTGCCTCAAGTGGCTGCGTACGAGCCTTGTTGGTCTCGAGTCGGCGCACATCATCGAAGCAACCGAAGAGCGGCATCCGGTTCACTTTCACGTTGCCGTGTTGCATCAGGATCGCGAGCCGCGCTTTCAGTTGGCCGCGCTGCCGGACAGCGGGCGCGTTCGCACGGCCGCCGGCGACGTTGCGTTGACTCACACGACGCACACGTCGCACACGTCGCGCCGCAAGACGCATCGAGCCGCACGCGCGCACGTGAACGTCGACGGATCGCCGTAG
- a CDS encoding ABC transporter permease, with protein sequence MRQAFFERAYRALLLIFPRDFRARFGGEMAAFAHERLDTARRRGTRALAREGVELIVDLATGAVREWSARTPEPARQFPASLPASLPTPRQRPRDSMDILAHDLRFALRSLRRRPAFTLVAVLTLALGIGANTAVFSVVNAVLIRPLPYPDPDRLAVLWGTQGTQGGQGVVYADYLDWRARNHTFADLGAFRGQSVNLTGGDAPDRLIGSFVSASFLRVIGAQTSRGRLFTDAETEVATKAPVAVLSYECWQTRFGGDPAILGKPIVLNGTTFTIVGVTTPNMQMPLGAPDVSVPIGYYPNAHGLDRGTRGILVAGRLKPGVTLDAARGDISAIEKQLAKEYPTTNEGTGAEVVSLEEVTVGGVRGRLLIILAAVVAVLLIACANVANLQLARGAARGRELSVRAALGAGRGRIAQQLLTENVVLALAGGVAGIGLGVVLTKALVALIGPQLPVDASDIRFDARVLSFTLATSILTGLLFGLAPAWQASRANLNDMLRSRGSDGASTTTRNVLAVVQLALSLALLSSAGLLTRSLLALERVDPGFDSRNLLTAQLRLPAVKYDSPDKIVVAFDRLAQELRAIPGVEAAALVRASPFSGNGESYPVEIEGKPPVNPGDAPQMQLNSVSPGYFAAMRIPLRLGRDVQTTDRAGSLPVIVVNKAFAEATWPHESPIGKRIKTGTEEWRTVVGVVGDTRHYTLNETQLLQGYVPHDQRPQVFTSLVVRTNGNPLAMAKSVREAIWRVDRDQPVWRFRDMEQDLQGVVASKKTMMWLTGLFAVVALLVATIGIYGVLSYTMSQRTREVGVRVALGASASQVTAMVVREGIRLVGAAVVVGLLASVVAARLLRGELYGVASTDVVTFATVTIVLSGVAMLACYIPARRASRVDPMIALRTE encoded by the coding sequence ATGCGCCAAGCTTTTTTCGAGCGCGCCTATCGCGCTTTACTGCTGATTTTTCCGCGCGACTTTCGCGCGCGCTTCGGCGGCGAGATGGCCGCCTTCGCGCATGAACGACTCGACACGGCACGCCGTCGTGGGACTCGCGCGCTCGCACGCGAAGGCGTGGAACTCATCGTCGATCTCGCGACGGGCGCCGTTCGCGAATGGTCGGCACGCACTCCCGAACCCGCACGACAATTTCCAGCATCACTTCCAGCTTCGCTTCCAACACCGCGGCAACGCCCAAGGGACAGCATGGACATTCTCGCGCACGATCTCCGATTCGCGCTACGGTCGCTCCGGCGGCGGCCGGCATTCACGCTCGTTGCGGTGCTTACTCTCGCCCTGGGCATCGGAGCCAACACCGCGGTGTTCTCGGTCGTGAACGCGGTGCTCATTCGGCCGCTTCCCTATCCCGATCCCGACCGGCTTGCGGTGCTGTGGGGCACACAGGGCACGCAGGGTGGACAAGGCGTCGTATACGCCGATTACCTCGACTGGCGTGCTCGCAACCACACCTTCGCCGATCTCGGCGCGTTCCGTGGCCAGAGCGTGAATCTCACGGGCGGCGATGCGCCCGATCGGCTCATCGGTTCCTTCGTGAGCGCGAGCTTTCTTCGTGTCATCGGGGCGCAGACGTCTCGCGGCCGGTTGTTCACCGACGCGGAGACCGAAGTCGCGACCAAGGCGCCTGTTGCAGTTCTCTCATACGAATGCTGGCAAACGCGGTTCGGCGGCGATCCGGCGATCCTCGGCAAACCGATCGTGCTCAACGGCACGACGTTCACGATCGTCGGCGTCACGACGCCAAATATGCAGATGCCGCTCGGGGCGCCGGATGTGAGCGTGCCGATCGGGTATTATCCCAACGCGCACGGGCTCGATCGTGGCACGCGCGGCATTCTCGTCGCGGGCCGGCTCAAGCCCGGCGTCACCCTGGACGCGGCGCGCGGCGACATCAGTGCCATTGAGAAGCAGCTCGCGAAGGAGTATCCCACGACGAACGAGGGAACCGGCGCCGAAGTGGTTTCCCTGGAGGAGGTCACGGTCGGCGGCGTTCGTGGACGATTGCTGATCATTCTCGCCGCGGTCGTCGCGGTATTGCTGATCGCGTGCGCGAACGTCGCGAATCTTCAGTTGGCGCGCGGCGCGGCTCGCGGTCGGGAGTTGTCGGTGCGCGCCGCGCTCGGTGCGGGGCGCGGCCGGATCGCGCAGCAGCTGCTCACCGAAAATGTCGTGCTGGCGCTGGCCGGTGGCGTCGCCGGCATCGGGCTTGGTGTCGTCCTCACGAAAGCGCTCGTCGCGCTCATCGGACCGCAATTGCCGGTCGACGCATCGGACATTCGATTCGACGCGCGCGTGCTGTCATTCACGCTCGCGACGTCGATCCTCACGGGATTGCTGTTCGGCCTGGCGCCCGCGTGGCAGGCATCGCGCGCGAATCTCAACGACATGCTGCGAAGCCGCGGGTCGGATGGAGCGAGCACGACGACGCGCAATGTGCTCGCGGTCGTGCAGCTGGCATTGTCGCTGGCGCTGCTCTCGTCGGCGGGACTGCTGACGCGGTCGCTGCTCGCGCTCGAGCGCGTCGATCCAGGGTTCGATTCGCGGAATCTCCTGACCGCGCAGCTCCGTTTGCCGGCGGTGAAGTACGACTCGCCGGACAAGATCGTCGTCGCGTTCGATCGTCTCGCGCAGGAGCTGCGTGCGATCCCCGGTGTCGAAGCGGCGGCGCTCGTTCGGGCCTCGCCATTCAGCGGAAACGGTGAGAGTTATCCCGTCGAGATCGAGGGTAAGCCGCCGGTAAATCCTGGCGACGCGCCGCAAATGCAGCTGAACAGCGTCAGTCCCGGCTATTTCGCGGCCATGCGCATTCCACTGCGTCTGGGACGCGACGTGCAGACGACGGATCGCGCGGGATCGCTGCCCGTCATCGTGGTCAATAAAGCGTTCGCCGAAGCGACGTGGCCGCACGAGTCGCCGATCGGCAAGCGCATCAAGACCGGCACGGAAGAATGGCGGACCGTCGTCGGAGTGGTCGGCGACACGCGGCACTACACGTTGAACGAGACGCAGTTGCTTCAGGGCTACGTCCCGCACGACCAGCGTCCGCAGGTCTTCACGAGCCTCGTCGTGCGAACGAACGGCAACCCGCTCGCCATGGCGAAGAGTGTTCGTGAAGCCATCTGGCGCGTGGACCGCGATCAACCCGTATGGCGCTTTCGCGACATGGAGCAGGATCTCCAGGGCGTCGTCGCGTCGAAGAAGACGATGATGTGGCTCACCGGTCTCTTCGCGGTCGTCGCGTTGCTCGTGGCGACGATCGGCATCTACGGCGTGTTGAGCTACACGATGTCGCAGCGTACGCGCGAAGTCGGCGTACGCGTCGCGCTCGGCGCCAGCGCGTCGCAGGTAACCGCGATGGTAGTACGCGAGGGCATACGGCTCGTCGGCGCGGCGGTCGTGGTCGGACTGCTAGCGTCGGTCGTGGCCGCGCGCCTGCTGCGCGGTGAGCTGTACGGCGTCGCATCGACCGACGTCGTCACGTTCGCCACCGTCACCATCGTGCTGTCGGGCGTGGCGATGCTCGCGTGCTACATCCCGGCGCGCCGCGCGAGTCGAGTCGATCCGATGATCGCGCTACGCACCGAATAA
- a CDS encoding PadR family transcriptional regulator translates to MPTTSVTDIVGIMVSRPDPSAQLPLTPVVLHILLILAEGERHGYAIAQEVEAITNGQMRMGPGTLYGSIQRMLASSLIDEAPHRKRAGDDDDRRRYYRVTPFGRRVLELELERLAAVVRLARSRDLLRDPRPA, encoded by the coding sequence TTGCCCACTACATCCGTCACGGATATAGTGGGCATCATGGTATCGCGACCCGATCCGAGCGCACAGCTCCCGCTCACACCCGTCGTGCTGCACATCCTGCTCATCCTGGCCGAGGGCGAACGGCACGGCTACGCGATCGCGCAGGAAGTGGAAGCGATCACGAATGGGCAAATGCGGATGGGTCCGGGCACGCTGTACGGGTCCATTCAACGAATGCTCGCGTCGTCGCTCATCGACGAAGCGCCGCACCGGAAGCGCGCGGGCGATGACGACGACCGGCGGCGATACTACCGCGTGACTCCGTTCGGCCGCCGAGTCCTGGAGCTCGAGCTCGAGCGGCTCGCCGCGGTCGTGCGCCTGGCCCGCTCGCGTGACCTGCTTCGCGATCCACGGCCCGCGTAG
- a CDS encoding nucleotidyltransferase family protein yields the protein MITGLLLAAGGARRFGSQKLVAPYRGATVVEHAARILRGETDDLIVVVGSEADAVRRALREMNAHIVENERWALGLSTSLRRGVEAVAGDVEAIIVSVGDQPLLEPAVIRGVAERWRATAKPIVSASYRGVRGHPVLFARSMFGALAELEGDAGARLLIERSGDRVAYVEIDAPMPSDVDTPDDLARLSSQAQRF from the coding sequence GTGATTACGGGGCTGTTGCTCGCCGCGGGCGGGGCACGGCGATTCGGTTCGCAGAAGCTCGTCGCGCCGTACCGCGGCGCGACGGTGGTCGAGCATGCGGCGCGAATACTGCGCGGAGAGACGGACGATCTCATCGTCGTGGTCGGAAGCGAAGCCGATGCCGTGCGACGTGCGCTGCGCGAGATGAACGCGCACATCGTGGAGAATGAGCGTTGGGCGTTGGGACTGTCGACGTCCCTTCGGCGCGGCGTGGAGGCGGTGGCTGGCGACGTCGAGGCGATAATCGTCTCCGTCGGCGATCAGCCGCTGCTCGAACCGGCCGTCATACGAGGCGTGGCGGAACGTTGGCGCGCGACGGCCAAACCGATCGTGAGTGCCAGCTATCGCGGCGTGCGCGGACATCCGGTGCTCTTCGCGCGGTCGATGTTCGGTGCGCTCGCTGAATTGGAAGGTGATGCCGGGGCTCGGCTGCTGATCGAGCGAAGCGGCGATCGCGTCGCATATGTCGAGATCGATGCGCCGATGCCGTCGGACGTGGACACGCCCGACGATCTCGCCCGCTTGTCATCGCAGGCGCAGCGGTTCTAA
- a CDS encoding sigma-70 family RNA polymerase sigma factor gives MRSRRLMGVLTRTLVIGGEDDGDLPSLLEDVRAGRPAALNSLVARVQLRVRIWATRFASDEDAAEDIAQEVLIDLERRLGQFEGRSRFSTWLFTVTRNVALSQRRREQRRAALLQNHVGEPAASAPSEPNTDAKTLVSFALRYVDALPRKQRLIFELTDIRGMTPADVARELKMEQVTVRAHLFKARRAIRAQLIANHERMLTEYRS, from the coding sequence ATGCGATCGCGACGTCTGATGGGTGTGCTCACTCGGACGCTCGTGATCGGGGGCGAGGACGACGGCGATCTGCCGTCGCTGCTCGAGGACGTGCGCGCGGGACGCCCGGCCGCATTGAATAGCCTGGTTGCACGCGTCCAACTGCGCGTGCGCATCTGGGCGACGCGCTTTGCCTCCGATGAGGACGCGGCCGAAGACATCGCGCAGGAAGTATTGATCGATCTGGAGCGGCGCCTTGGCCAATTCGAGGGCCGCAGCCGCTTCAGCACCTGGCTGTTCACCGTCACGCGCAACGTCGCGCTGTCGCAGCGGCGCCGCGAGCAGCGCCGAGCGGCGTTGCTCCAGAACCATGTCGGAGAGCCTGCGGCGTCGGCGCCGTCCGAGCCGAACACTGATGCAAAAACGCTCGTCTCGTTCGCTCTGCGTTACGTCGACGCGTTGCCGCGAAAGCAGCGTTTGATTTTCGAGTTGACCGACATTCGTGGTATGACGCCGGCCGATGTCGCGCGGGAGTTGAAGATGGAACAGGTCACGGTGCGCGCGCATCTCTTCAAGGCGCGCCGCGCGATTCGCGCCCAGCTGATCGCGAACCACGAACGCATGTTGACGGAGTATCGCTCATGA
- a CDS encoding MFS transporter: MPTTTSADQNPGAAYAAPVVQGHRAAVIASFLGWTLDAFDFFLVTYTLTAIAKEFGRPDKAIALSLTLTLAFRPVGALIFGLMADRWGRKLPLMINLVFYAAVEVATGFAPNYATFMILRALFGIGMGGEWGVGASLAMEKAPKHQRGILSGLLQEGYATGNLLAAVCFFFVFPHVGWRAMFFIGGIPALLAVYVRSQVKESEVWERTRHTHATFNAYMRQIASHWKLFLYLFVFMTMMNFISHGTQDMYPTFLKSDWKFTPQRVAVISMIANVGAITGGILFGYFSDRIGRKRAIITALLLAICVIPLWALSPTMGMLIAGGFAMQFMVQGAWGVIPAHINEMAPDSVRGFLPGFAYQCGSAVAGTVAYIEAVFSERMSYAHAMSFTAATVFALGVIACWFGRERHGIEFGA; this comes from the coding sequence GTGCCCACGACAACTTCCGCCGACCAGAATCCGGGCGCGGCCTACGCCGCGCCCGTTGTACAAGGCCACCGCGCCGCCGTCATCGCCAGTTTTCTGGGCTGGACGCTCGACGCCTTCGATTTCTTCCTCGTCACGTACACGCTGACCGCGATCGCCAAGGAATTCGGGCGACCGGACAAGGCCATCGCACTGTCGTTGACGCTGACGCTGGCATTTCGCCCCGTCGGTGCGCTCATCTTCGGCTTGATGGCCGACCGGTGGGGCCGAAAGCTCCCGCTGATGATCAACCTCGTCTTCTACGCCGCGGTCGAAGTCGCGACGGGGTTCGCGCCGAACTACGCGACGTTCATGATCCTGCGCGCCCTGTTCGGCATCGGCATGGGCGGCGAATGGGGTGTCGGCGCGTCGCTGGCGATGGAGAAAGCGCCGAAGCATCAGCGCGGTATTCTTTCCGGCTTGCTGCAAGAAGGCTACGCAACGGGCAACCTGCTTGCGGCCGTGTGTTTCTTCTTCGTGTTTCCGCACGTCGGCTGGCGGGCGATGTTCTTCATCGGCGGCATTCCGGCCTTGCTCGCCGTGTACGTGCGGTCGCAGGTCAAGGAATCGGAGGTCTGGGAGCGTACGCGCCATACGCACGCGACGTTCAACGCGTACATGCGTCAGATCGCGTCGCACTGGAAGCTGTTCCTGTACCTGTTCGTGTTCATGACGATGATGAACTTCATCTCGCACGGCACGCAGGACATGTATCCGACGTTCCTCAAGTCGGATTGGAAGTTCACGCCGCAGCGCGTCGCGGTGATCAGCATGATCGCCAATGTCGGCGCCATTACCGGCGGCATTCTGTTCGGCTACTTCTCCGATCGCATCGGCCGAAAGCGCGCGATCATCACCGCGCTGCTGCTCGCGATCTGCGTCATTCCGCTGTGGGCGCTCTCACCGACGATGGGCATGCTGATCGCCGGCGGCTTCGCGATGCAATTCATGGTGCAAGGCGCGTGGGGCGTCATTCCGGCGCACATCAACGAGATGGCGCCGGACTCGGTCCGCGGATTCCTCCCTGGCTTCGCGTATCAATGCGGATCCGCGGTCGCCGGAACGGTGGCGTACATCGAGGCCGTGTTCTCGGAGCGCATGTCCTACGCCCATGCCATGTCTTTCACTGCCGCGACGGTCTTCGCGCTCGGGGTCATCGCCTGCTGGTTCGGGCGGGAACGTCACGGGATCGAATTCGGCGCGTAG